From the genome of Staphylococcus haemolyticus, one region includes:
- the aroC gene encoding chorismate synthase, which yields MRYLTSGESHGPQLTVIIEGVPANLEIKAEDINKEMFKRQGGYGRGRRMQIEKDAVEIVSGVRNGYTLGSPITIVVTNDDFTHWRNIMGIEPISDEERDNMKRTITKPRPGHADLIGGMKYNHRDLRNVLERSSARETAARVAVGAVSKILLEQLDIHMYSRVVEIGGIKDEGLYDTETFKQNIDKNDVRVIDETIAQKMRDKIDAAKKDGDSIGGVVQVMVENMPVAVGSYVQYDRKLDGRIAQGVVSINAFKGVSYGEGFKAAEKPGSEIQDEILYDNEIGFYRGSNHLGGFEGGMTNGMPIIVNGVMKPIPTLYKPLNSVDINTKEDFKATIERSDSCAVPAASVVCEHVVAFEVAKAITEEFQSNHIDQLKAQIDERRRLNIEF from the coding sequence ATGAGATATTTAACATCTGGAGAATCACATGGTCCTCAATTAACAGTAATTATTGAAGGTGTACCTGCTAATTTAGAAATTAAAGCGGAAGATATTAATAAAGAAATGTTTAAACGTCAAGGTGGCTACGGTAGAGGACGTCGTATGCAAATTGAAAAAGATGCAGTAGAGATTGTATCAGGAGTCAGAAATGGATATACACTTGGTAGTCCAATTACGATTGTTGTCACAAATGATGATTTCACACATTGGAGAAATATTATGGGAATTGAGCCTATTTCTGATGAAGAAAGAGATAATATGAAACGTACGATTACAAAACCCCGTCCTGGACACGCAGATTTAATCGGTGGTATGAAATATAATCATAGAGATTTAAGAAATGTTTTAGAACGTTCATCGGCTCGAGAGACAGCAGCACGTGTTGCAGTAGGTGCAGTATCTAAAATTCTTCTAGAACAATTAGACATTCACATGTATAGTCGTGTTGTTGAAATTGGTGGTATTAAAGATGAAGGTTTATATGATACTGAAACATTCAAACAAAATATTGATAAGAATGACGTACGTGTAATTGATGAAACGATCGCTCAAAAAATGAGAGATAAAATTGATGCTGCTAAAAAAGATGGCGATTCCATTGGTGGTGTTGTTCAAGTTATGGTTGAAAATATGCCTGTTGCAGTCGGTAGTTATGTGCAATATGATCGTAAATTAGATGGTCGTATAGCACAAGGTGTTGTAAGTATTAACGCATTTAAAGGAGTAAGCTACGGTGAAGGATTTAAAGCTGCTGAAAAACCAGGTAGCGAAATTCAAGACGAAATTTTATATGATAATGAAATTGGATTCTATAGAGGCTCCAATCATTTAGGTGGCTTTGAAGGTGGAATGACAAATGGTATGCCGATTATTGTTAATGGTGTTATGAAGCCAATTCCTACTTTATATAAACCACTTAATTCCGTTGATATTAATACTAAAGAAGACTTTAAAGCCACGATTGAACGTTCTGACAGTTGTGCAGTGCCTGCAGCAAGTGTTGTTTGTGAACATGTTGTTGCTTTTGAAGTTGCTAAAGCCATTACAGAAGAGTTTCAATCCAATCATATCGATCAGCTAAAAGCCCAAATTGATGAACGAAGACGCCTTAATATTGAATTCTAG
- a CDS encoding polyprenyl synthetase family protein has translation MAKLNMNSEIKNVEKRLQKAIESNDPILREASSHLLSSGGKRVRPAFVILSSQFGPQKKTEDTYRVAVALELIHMATLVHDDVIDKSDKRRGRLTIVKKWDVTTAILTGNFLLALGLEHLSEIRDNRIHHIISNSIVNVGLGELFQFQDQFNSEQSITNYLRRINRKTALLIQLATEVGAITSEANDETIRKLKMIGHYIGMSFQIVDDILDFTSTEKKLGKPVGSDLMNGHITLPVLLEMKKDTSFKKKIAALNHQSESQEFKPLIEQIRNSYSIKESKAISDKYLAKALKLIDELDEPNAQSLFIKLIKKMGSRSV, from the coding sequence GTGGCAAAGTTAAACATGAATAGCGAGATAAAAAATGTAGAAAAACGCCTTCAAAAAGCTATCGAAAGCAATGATCCGATATTACGTGAAGCCTCATCACATTTGCTTTCTTCAGGAGGTAAAAGAGTTAGACCTGCATTTGTTATATTAAGTAGTCAATTCGGTCCACAAAAGAAAACAGAAGACACGTATCGCGTTGCAGTTGCATTAGAGTTAATTCATATGGCAACGCTCGTTCATGATGATGTCATAGATAAGAGTGACAAACGACGTGGACGATTAACCATAGTAAAGAAATGGGATGTTACTACTGCAATACTAACTGGAAACTTTCTACTAGCATTAGGACTGGAACATTTATCTGAAATTCGTGACAATCGAATTCATCATATAATTTCAAATTCAATTGTAAATGTTGGACTTGGTGAGTTATTCCAATTTCAAGATCAATTTAATAGCGAACAAAGTATTACTAACTATCTGAGACGTATCAATAGAAAAACAGCTTTATTAATTCAGCTAGCAACTGAAGTAGGAGCAATTACTTCAGAAGCTAATGATGAAACTATTCGAAAACTTAAAATGATAGGTCATTATATTGGTATGAGTTTCCAAATAGTAGATGATATTTTGGATTTCACTAGCACTGAAAAGAAACTTGGCAAACCAGTTGGTAGCGATTTAATGAATGGACATATAACGTTACCAGTATTACTTGAAATGAAAAAAGATACGTCATTTAAGAAAAAAATTGCTGCACTAAATCATCAATCTGAATCTCAAGAGTTTAAACCTCTAATTGAACAGATTAGAAATTCTTATAGTATTAAAGAATCAAAAGCAATTAGTGATAAATATTTAGCTAAGGCGCTTAAGTTAATTGATGAACTTGATGAACCCAATGCTCAAAGTCTTTTTATTAAATTAATAAAGAAAATGGGATCACGTAGTGTTTAG
- the ndk gene encoding nucleoside-diphosphate kinase, whose translation MERTFLMIKPDAVQRNLVGEIISRIERKGLKLVGAKLMTVPQALAEEHYSEHTDKPFYGKLISFITSAPVFAMVVEGEDAVDVSRHIIGKTNPSEATPGSIRGDLGLTVGRNVIHGSDSVESAQREINLWFKEEELSSYEAPRDTWLYE comes from the coding sequence ATGGAAAGAACTTTCTTAATGATTAAACCAGATGCAGTACAACGTAATTTAGTGGGAGAAATTATTTCACGTATTGAAAGAAAAGGGTTAAAACTTGTCGGTGCTAAATTAATGACAGTTCCTCAAGCTCTAGCTGAAGAACACTATTCCGAACATACTGACAAGCCATTCTATGGTAAATTAATTTCATTTATTACTTCAGCACCTGTTTTTGCAATGGTTGTCGAAGGTGAAGACGCTGTAGATGTATCAAGACATATTATAGGTAAAACAAATCCTTCTGAAGCTACGCCAGGTTCTATAAGAGGAGATTTAGGTTTAACAGTAGGAAGAAACGTAATTCATGGTTCTGATTCAGTTGAATCAGCACAAAGAGAGATTAATTTATGGTTCAAAGAAGAGGAATTAAGTAGCTACGAAGCACCTAGAGATACTTGGTTATACGAATAG
- the cmk gene encoding (d)CMP kinase, with protein sequence MDLINIALDGPAAAGKSTIARQVASKLSMIYVDTGAMYRAITYKYLQNDKPEDFKTLVNQTTLELTYDKSKGQRILLDNQDVTDFLRENDVTQNVSYVASKEPVRTFAVEKQKDLAAKKGIVMDGRDIGTVVLPDAELKVFMIASVEERAERRQKENEQRGIPSTLSQLKKEIEERDHYDMNRDISPLKKADDAVTVDTTGKTIEEVTEEIMTLVNNI encoded by the coding sequence ATGGACTTAATAAATATTGCCTTGGATGGTCCTGCAGCTGCAGGTAAAAGTACTATTGCACGACAAGTAGCTAGTAAATTGTCTATGATTTACGTTGATACAGGTGCAATGTACCGTGCGATTACTTATAAATATCTTCAAAATGACAAACCAGAGGATTTTAAAACACTCGTTAATCAAACGACGTTGGAATTAACCTATGACAAAAGTAAAGGACAACGAATTTTATTAGATAATCAAGACGTCACTGATTTTTTAAGAGAAAATGATGTAACTCAAAATGTATCTTATGTTGCTTCTAAAGAACCTGTTAGAACATTTGCAGTTGAAAAGCAGAAAGATCTAGCAGCTAAAAAAGGAATTGTTATGGATGGCCGAGATATTGGCACAGTAGTATTACCAGATGCAGAATTAAAAGTGTTTATGATCGCTTCAGTTGAAGAAAGAGCTGAAAGACGTCAAAAAGAAAATGAACAACGAGGTATCCCATCAACATTATCACAATTAAAAAAAGAAATAGAAGAAAGAGATCATTACGATATGAATCGGGACATTTCACCTTTAAAAAAAGCTGATGACGCCGTCACAGTGGATACAACTGGTAAAACGATTGAAGAAGTAACTGAAGAAATAATGACTTTGGTTAACAATATTTAG
- the aroB gene encoding 3-dehydroquinate synthase, with translation MQLQTTYPNNNYPIIVEHNAFEELSEYIQDYDKVFLIIDEYVDFNFKTKFMPFLESTHIYKIIVPAGEKMKSFEHYQQTLEHLLEYNLTRNTCLVAIGGGATGDFTGFLASSLLRGVDFIQVPTTILAHDSSVGGKVGINSIHGKNLIGAFYRPKAVIYDLNFLATLPYDEILSGYAEVYKHALLTGQVAVDDIEKHFSTKEKLQSLNDIDQFIFKGIKAKLNVIIKDEKEHNMRKYLNLGHTFGHAVEYKTKIPHGHAVMIGIIYQFIVANILLDTQFDISYYANYLKKLHYPVQIVQQLNFDDMYHYMLTDKKNNGEGIQMVLLEELGKPRVCHVEKTILIKAFNDLQLVLK, from the coding sequence ATGCAATTACAAACAACCTATCCAAATAATAATTATCCAATTATAGTTGAACATAATGCTTTCGAGGAGTTATCTGAATATATACAAGACTATGATAAAGTGTTTCTTATCATTGATGAATACGTCGATTTTAACTTTAAAACTAAGTTTATGCCATTTCTTGAATCAACACACATATATAAGATAATAGTTCCAGCTGGTGAGAAGATGAAGTCGTTTGAACATTATCAACAAACGCTAGAGCACCTTCTTGAATACAATTTAACACGTAATACTTGTTTAGTTGCGATAGGTGGCGGTGCTACTGGAGATTTCACTGGATTTCTTGCTTCATCTTTATTAAGAGGTGTTGATTTCATACAAGTACCTACAACAATACTTGCCCATGACTCTAGCGTGGGAGGTAAAGTAGGGATTAATTCCATTCACGGTAAAAATTTAATTGGCGCATTTTATAGACCAAAAGCTGTGATATACGATTTAAATTTCTTAGCAACATTGCCTTATGACGAAATACTAAGTGGGTATGCTGAAGTTTATAAACATGCACTATTAACAGGTCAAGTTGCAGTAGATGACATTGAAAAACACTTCTCCACAAAAGAAAAACTACAATCTTTGAATGATATAGATCAGTTTATCTTCAAAGGAATTAAAGCTAAACTAAACGTCATCATTAAAGATGAAAAAGAGCACAATATGCGAAAGTATTTAAATTTAGGACATACTTTCGGTCATGCCGTTGAGTACAAGACTAAAATACCACATGGTCATGCTGTTATGATTGGAATCATTTACCAATTTATAGTGGCTAATATTTTACTCGATACACAATTCGACATCTCGTATTATGCTAACTATTTAAAGAAACTTCATTATCCAGTTCAAATTGTTCAGCAATTAAACTTTGATGATATGTATCACTATATGTTAACTGACAAGAAAAATAATGGTGAAGGTATTCAAATGGTATTACTTGAAGAACTTGGAAAACCACGAGTATGTCACGTTGAAAAAACTATATTAATAAAAGCATTTAACGATTTACAACTAGTATTAAAGTAG
- the der gene encoding ribosome biogenesis GTPase Der, producing the protein MTKPIVAIVGRPNVGKSTIFNRVVGERVSIVEDTPGVTRDRIYSSGEWLTHEFNIIDTGGIEIGDAPFQTQIRAQAEIAIDEADVIIFMVNVREGLTQSDEMVAQMLYKSKKPVVLAVNKVDNPEMRNDIFDFYSLGFGDPYPISGSHGLGLGDLLDEVVKHFDEETEDSYDEDTIRLSIIGRPNVGKSSLVNAILGEDRVIVSNVAGTTRDAVDTEYSYDGQDYVLIDTAGMRKKGKVYESTEKYSVLRALKAIERSNVVLIVIDAEEGIIEQDKRVAGYAHEEGKAVVIVVNKWDTVDKDSNTMKKFADDVRNQFQFLDYAQIAFVSAKEGTRLRTLFPYINEASENHKKRVQSSTLNEVVTDAISMNPTPTDKGRRLNVFYTTQVANEPPTFVVFVNDVELMHFSYKRYLENQIRHAFGFEGTPIHIIPRRRN; encoded by the coding sequence ATGACGAAACCTATTGTAGCTATTGTAGGTAGGCCTAATGTAGGGAAATCTACAATATTTAATAGAGTAGTAGGTGAACGTGTTTCAATTGTCGAAGACACACCTGGTGTTACACGTGATAGAATTTATTCATCAGGCGAATGGTTAACACATGAATTTAATATTATTGATACTGGTGGAATAGAAATAGGAGATGCTCCATTTCAAACCCAAATAAGAGCACAAGCTGAAATCGCAATTGATGAAGCAGATGTCATTATCTTTATGGTTAATGTTCGAGAAGGTTTAACCCAAAGTGATGAAATGGTTGCACAGATGCTATATAAATCTAAAAAGCCTGTTGTATTGGCTGTTAATAAAGTAGATAACCCTGAGATGAGAAATGACATTTTTGACTTTTACTCATTAGGTTTTGGAGATCCATATCCAATATCAGGATCACACGGCTTAGGTTTAGGGGATCTATTAGATGAGGTAGTTAAGCACTTTGACGAAGAAACTGAAGATTCATATGATGAAGATACTATAAGGCTATCAATAATCGGTCGCCCTAATGTAGGAAAATCTAGTTTAGTAAATGCAATTCTTGGTGAAGATCGTGTTATTGTATCAAATGTTGCCGGAACTACTAGAGATGCTGTAGATACCGAATACAGTTATGATGGACAAGATTATGTTTTAATAGATACAGCAGGTATGCGTAAAAAAGGAAAAGTGTACGAATCAACTGAAAAATATTCAGTACTACGTGCACTTAAAGCAATTGAGCGATCTAATGTAGTCTTGATTGTAATCGATGCTGAGGAAGGTATAATCGAGCAAGATAAACGTGTTGCAGGATATGCTCACGAAGAAGGTAAAGCAGTTGTCATTGTAGTGAATAAATGGGACACAGTTGACAAAGATAGTAACACAATGAAGAAATTTGCTGATGATGTCAGAAATCAATTCCAATTTTTAGATTATGCTCAAATTGCTTTTGTTTCTGCTAAGGAAGGCACTCGTTTACGCACGCTATTCCCATATATTAATGAAGCAAGCGAAAACCATAAAAAACGTGTTCAAAGTTCTACTTTAAATGAAGTTGTCACTGATGCTATATCTATGAATCCTACTCCAACAGATAAAGGCCGTCGTTTAAATGTATTCTATACTACTCAAGTAGCTAACGAGCCTCCAACATTTGTTGTATTCGTTAATGATGTCGAACTAATGCATTTTTCTTACAAACGTTACCTTGAAAATCAAATCCGTCATGCATTTGGTTTTGAAGGAACACCTATTCACATCATTCCAAGAAGAAGAAACTAA
- the rpsA gene encoding 30S ribosomal protein S1, whose translation MTEEFNESMINDIKEGDKVTGEVQQVEDKQVVVHINGGKFNGIIPISQLSTHHIENPSEVVKQGDEIEAYVTKIEVDEENDSGVYILSKRQLETEKSYEYLQEKLDNDEIIEAKVTEVVKGGLVVDVGQRGFVPASLISTDFIEDFSVFDGQTIRIKVEELDPENNRVILSRKAVEQAENDVKKASLLESLNAGDVIKGKVARLTNFGAFVDIGGVDGLVHVSELSHEHVDSPEDVVSVGQEVDVKVKSVEKDAERISLSIKDTLPTPFESIKGQFHEDDVIEGKVVRLANFGAFVEIAPGVQGLVHISEIAHEHIGTPGEKLEPGQQVNVKILGIDEENERISLSIKATLPKEDVVESDDATTQSYLSNDSIEDNPTLGDVFGDKFKDLKF comes from the coding sequence ATGACTGAAGAATTCAATGAATCAATGATTAATGATATTAAAGAAGGTGACAAAGTCACTGGTGAGGTTCAACAAGTTGAAGACAAACAAGTCGTAGTTCATATTAATGGTGGCAAATTCAATGGAATCATTCCAATTAGCCAACTTTCAACTCATCATATTGAGAACCCAAGTGAGGTAGTTAAACAAGGTGATGAAATTGAAGCATATGTTACTAAAATCGAAGTTGATGAAGAAAATGACTCAGGTGTGTATATTCTTTCAAAACGTCAACTTGAAACTGAAAAATCATATGAATATTTACAAGAAAAACTTGATAATGACGAAATTATTGAGGCTAAAGTTACAGAAGTAGTTAAAGGTGGCCTGGTTGTAGATGTAGGTCAACGCGGTTTTGTACCAGCTTCACTAATTTCAACTGATTTCATTGAAGATTTCTCTGTATTCGATGGACAAACTATTCGCATTAAAGTAGAAGAATTAGATCCTGAAAATAATAGAGTCATTTTAAGCCGTAAAGCAGTAGAGCAAGCTGAAAATGATGTGAAAAAAGCTTCTTTATTAGAATCACTTAATGCTGGTGATGTTATTAAAGGTAAAGTTGCTCGTCTAACTAACTTTGGTGCTTTTGTTGATATCGGTGGCGTAGATGGTTTAGTCCACGTTTCTGAATTATCACATGAACATGTTGATTCTCCAGAAGATGTAGTTTCTGTAGGTCAAGAGGTAGATGTAAAAGTTAAGTCTGTAGAAAAAGATGCTGAACGTATTTCACTTTCTATCAAAGATACTTTACCTACACCATTTGAAAGCATTAAAGGACAATTTCATGAAGATGATGTTATTGAAGGTAAAGTTGTGCGTTTAGCTAACTTCGGTGCTTTCGTTGAAATTGCTCCAGGTGTTCAAGGTTTAGTGCATATTTCAGAAATTGCTCATGAACATATTGGCACACCAGGTGAAAAACTTGAGCCAGGACAACAAGTTAATGTTAAAATTTTAGGTATAGATGAAGAAAATGAACGTATCTCACTTTCAATTAAAGCTACATTACCTAAAGAAGACGTTGTTGAGAGCGATGATGCTACAACTCAATCTTATTTAAGTAATGATTCAATTGAAGACAATCCAACATTAGGTGATGTCTTTGGCGATAAATTTAAAGACTTAAAATTTTAA
- a CDS encoding demethylmenaquinone methyltransferase codes for MTENNAKKEQVHTVFQNISSKYDRLNNIISFEQHKVWRKHVMKDMHVKVGSKALDVCCGTADWTIALSKAVGAHGEVTGLDFSENMLEVGKEKTKHMNNIHLVHGDAMNLPFEDNSFDYVTIGFGLRNVPDYLVALKEMNRVLKPGGMIVCLETSQPTMPVFKQVYKLYFKFVMPVFGKLFAKSKEEYEWLQQSTFDFPDKDKLKQLFEQAGFNKIKIRSFTGGVAAMHLGYKQKSSTK; via the coding sequence ATGACTGAAAATAATGCAAAAAAAGAACAAGTTCATACAGTCTTTCAAAATATTTCAAGTAAATATGATCGTTTAAATAACATAATTAGTTTCGAACAACACAAAGTATGGCGTAAACATGTAATGAAAGATATGCACGTTAAAGTTGGTAGTAAAGCACTTGATGTTTGTTGTGGTACCGCTGATTGGACAATAGCCTTAAGTAAAGCAGTTGGTGCACATGGTGAGGTGACGGGTTTAGACTTTAGTGAAAACATGTTAGAAGTTGGTAAAGAAAAAACTAAACACATGAACAATATTCATTTAGTACATGGCGATGCAATGAATTTACCGTTTGAAGATAATTCATTTGATTATGTAACTATTGGTTTCGGTCTACGTAACGTACCTGATTATTTAGTTGCATTAAAAGAAATGAACAGAGTCTTAAAGCCAGGTGGAATGATTGTTTGTCTGGAAACAAGTCAACCAACAATGCCTGTGTTTAAACAAGTTTATAAATTGTACTTTAAATTTGTAATGCCAGTATTTGGTAAATTATTTGCCAAATCAAAAGAAGAATATGAATGGTTACAACAATCTACGTTCGATTTTCCAGACAAGGATAAGTTAAAACAATTATTTGAACAAGCTGGCTTTAATAAAATTAAAATTCGTAGCTTTACAGGTGGCGTTGCTGCAATGCATCTAGGCTATAAACAAAAAAGTTCGACTAAATAA
- a CDS encoding HU family DNA-binding protein: protein MNKTDLINAVAEQADLTKKEAGSAVDAVFESIQQSLSKGEKVQLIGFGNFEVRERAARKGRNPQTGKEIEIPASKVPAFKAGKALKDAVK, encoded by the coding sequence ATGAATAAAACTGATTTAATTAATGCAGTTGCAGAACAAGCTGATTTAACTAAAAAAGAAGCTGGTTCAGCTGTAGATGCTGTTTTCGAATCAATCCAACAATCACTTTCTAAAGGTGAAAAAGTTCAATTAATTGGTTTCGGAAACTTTGAGGTTCGTGAACGTGCTGCACGTAAAGGTCGTAACCCTCAAACAGGTAAAGAAATTGAAATTCCTGCAAGTAAAGTTCCAGCATTTAAAGCTGGTAAAGCATTAAAAGATGCTGTTAAATAA
- a CDS encoding NAD(P)H-dependent glycerol-3-phosphate dehydrogenase, producing MTKITVFGMGSFGTALANVLAENGHTVLMWGKNEDSVKELNDHHQNKRYLKDVVLDSRIKATSDIKEAANFTDIYLMALPTKAMREVTSEIDSLIDSKKTFIHVAKGIENDTFKRVSEMIEDSISEDHNGGIGVLSGPSHAEEVVIKQPTTVAASSKDEKVSKLIQDLFMNDYLRVYTNNDLVGVELGGALKNIIAVASGIVAGMGYGDNAKAALMTRGLAEISRLGEKLGADPMTFLGLGGIGDLIVTCTSTHSRNYTLGFKLGQGQTMDEALNEMNMVVEGIYTTNSVYHLAKQQNVDMPITNALYKVLFEDNPVKDSVKDLMGRDKKSE from the coding sequence ATGACTAAAATTACTGTTTTTGGTATGGGAAGTTTTGGTACTGCATTAGCTAATGTATTAGCTGAAAATGGACATACTGTTTTAATGTGGGGAAAAAATGAAGATAGTGTGAAAGAATTAAATGATCACCATCAAAATAAACGTTATTTAAAAGATGTCGTTTTAGATAGTAGAATTAAAGCAACTAGTGATATTAAAGAAGCCGCGAATTTTACTGATATATATTTAATGGCTCTACCAACTAAAGCAATGCGCGAAGTTACAAGTGAAATTGATAGTTTAATTGATTCTAAGAAAACTTTTATTCATGTTGCAAAAGGTATAGAAAATGATACATTCAAACGTGTTTCAGAAATGATTGAAGATTCAATTTCAGAAGATCACAATGGTGGTATCGGGGTTTTATCAGGTCCTAGTCACGCAGAAGAAGTAGTGATTAAACAACCAACTACAGTCGCCGCATCATCAAAAGATGAAAAAGTTAGTAAACTGATTCAAGATTTATTTATGAATGATTATTTACGTGTATACACTAATAATGATTTAGTCGGTGTTGAACTAGGAGGAGCATTAAAAAATATAATTGCAGTTGCAAGTGGTATTGTAGCAGGCATGGGCTATGGTGATAATGCTAAAGCTGCTTTAATGACACGAGGTTTAGCTGAAATAAGCCGATTAGGTGAAAAATTAGGTGCTGATCCAATGACATTTTTAGGTCTTGGTGGTATTGGAGATCTAATTGTTACTTGTACATCAACGCATTCACGTAATTACACTTTAGGATTTAAATTAGGACAAGGCCAAACAATGGATGAAGCTTTAAATGAAATGAATATGGTAGTAGAAGGGATTTATACTACTAATTCTGTATACCATTTAGCTAAACAACAAAATGTTGATATGCCTATAACTAATGCACTTTACAAGGTTTTATTCGAAGATAATCCGGTTAAAGACAGTGTTAAAGATTTAATGGGAAGAGATAAAAAATCTGAATAA
- a CDS encoding heptaprenyl diphosphate synthase component 1 yields the protein MERTISKLNRQINHKLTGIHDYEAININSRLGGLLDCYDIPENAKLACLTIDTSMKHLDEITQNQKSKKSILIGDLLSAHFYTLLAEINDSTFQLAMSKAIVKSNELKSSLHHQVIETEDIYDAIIEIETIFPYITLSHFSKEQVTPLNLYQKLIPEVDDYYPPYLKMYQAADVHQFLKDINQSYIEKSRGNIND from the coding sequence ATGGAAAGAACTATAAGCAAATTAAATAGACAAATTAATCATAAGCTTACGGGAATTCATGACTATGAAGCTATTAACATAAACTCTAGATTGGGTGGATTATTAGATTGTTATGATATTCCTGAGAATGCTAAACTTGCTTGCCTCACTATCGATACTTCAATGAAACATCTTGATGAAATTACTCAAAATCAAAAGTCAAAGAAATCTATTTTGATTGGTGATTTGCTAAGTGCTCATTTTTATACGTTGTTAGCTGAAATAAATGATTCAACTTTTCAATTAGCAATGAGTAAAGCAATCGTTAAATCTAATGAATTAAAATCATCATTACATCATCAAGTAATAGAAACTGAAGATATCTATGATGCAATTATTGAAATAGAAACAATCTTCCCATATATAACTTTGTCTCATTTCAGTAAAGAACAAGTAACTCCTTTAAATTTGTATCAAAAATTAATTCCTGAGGTTGATGATTACTATCCACCTTACCTTAAAATGTATCAAGCCGCTGATGTACATCAGTTTTTAAAAGATATCAATCAAAGTTATATAGAGAAAAGTAGAGGTAATATTAATGACTGA